In a genomic window of Mucilaginibacter sp. KACC 22063:
- a CDS encoding AraC family transcriptional regulator yields the protein MKVLQFTIPVPHDKSVITEHVYLPFHYPYLHRHKEIQLTWIKRGEGTLIAGTSMHDYIPGDLFLIGANLPHVFKSNPEYFTSNSEKMVEALTIFFDPEGTLSSLFNLPELKPCLMFLQQHYQGLKVPSSLISKISQLMTNLQKASRQDQLVYFIQILKTFSNIKCKMQPLSTFGKLPNITDNDGIKIGKIYNYIIQNYGEPIALDEVAEIAHMTPESFCRYFKKHTGQTFTAFLNDVRINEACKKLISHKFESINIVAYKCGFKSVTNFNRVFRSITGNSPRTYLDCYNNNIISIKLAVS from the coding sequence ATGAAAGTTTTACAGTTTACAATTCCGGTCCCGCACGATAAGAGCGTGATAACAGAGCATGTTTATTTGCCATTTCATTATCCATACCTTCACCGCCATAAAGAAATACAACTCACTTGGATTAAGCGTGGAGAAGGTACGCTAATAGCCGGAACGAGTATGCACGATTATATACCTGGAGATTTGTTTCTTATTGGAGCTAATCTTCCACATGTATTTAAAAGCAATCCCGAATATTTTACATCAAATTCAGAAAAAATGGTCGAGGCGCTTACAATATTTTTTGATCCAGAAGGAACTCTATCTTCCTTATTCAACTTGCCCGAGTTAAAACCTTGTCTTATGTTTTTGCAACAACATTATCAGGGACTTAAAGTGCCAAGCTCCTTAATTAGTAAGATTTCACAGTTAATGACAAATCTTCAAAAAGCATCAAGACAAGATCAACTAGTATATTTTATTCAAATACTTAAAACTTTCAGCAATATAAAATGCAAAATGCAGCCACTTTCCACCTTTGGTAAACTACCAAACATAACGGACAATGATGGTATAAAGATTGGGAAAATATACAATTATATTATTCAAAACTATGGCGAACCCATTGCTTTGGATGAAGTAGCTGAAATAGCGCACATGACTCCTGAATCATTTTGTCGGTATTTCAAAAAACATACTGGTCAAACATTCACAGCGTTTCTAAATGACGTTCGCATTAACGAAGCCTGTAAAAAATTAATCTCACACAAATTTGAAAGCATAAACATAGTGGCCTATAAGTGTGGTTTTAAAAGTGTTACCAACTTTAATCGTGTATTTAGGAGCATAACAGGAAATTCGCCACGCACCTATCTGGACTGTTATAACAATAATATCATCAGCATCAAACTGGCAGTCAGCTAA
- a CDS encoding SDR family NAD(P)-dependent oxidoreductase, whose amino-acid sequence MSVLIKSFADFCFAEHRSINLSRFKLIQAIMKKVLITGASGGIGLETARQLAQQNYQVTLVARNRDRLEKALNSLSGNGHTILVADLNDKEDLQKLAAHLSAEKYDVLINNAGTGTYGKFTEIALEDQLATMQLNMQALVTLSYSFLQNATSGDALVNIGSLLAHSSLPGGSVYAATKSFVANFSESLWYEFKHKGVYVTGFNPGAANSDFHAHAGAKTSDFPKFVVSSVEDVARELTGALQKRQKGRVIQGWKNRFMLFGFKLLNRNAAVSIMGGISPGMAD is encoded by the coding sequence ATGTCAGTTTTAATAAAAAGCTTTGCAGATTTTTGTTTTGCTGAACACCGTTCAATAAATTTGTCGCGATTTAAATTAATCCAGGCCATCATGAAAAAAGTATTGATCACAGGCGCCAGCGGAGGCATCGGGCTCGAAACAGCCCGGCAGCTGGCTCAACAGAATTACCAGGTTACACTGGTAGCCCGTAACAGGGACCGCCTTGAAAAGGCGTTAAACAGTTTAAGTGGCAACGGCCATACCATCCTGGTCGCTGATCTGAACGACAAAGAGGATTTGCAAAAGCTGGCGGCACATCTAAGTGCTGAAAAGTACGACGTGCTTATTAATAATGCAGGTACAGGCACCTACGGAAAATTCACGGAGATCGCGCTGGAAGACCAACTGGCCACTATGCAGCTGAATATGCAGGCATTGGTAACCCTCTCTTATAGCTTTCTACAAAATGCTACATCGGGAGATGCGCTGGTCAATATCGGCTCGCTGCTGGCCCATTCTTCGCTGCCGGGCGGTTCTGTGTACGCAGCCACCAAGAGTTTCGTCGCCAATTTCTCCGAATCATTATGGTATGAGTTCAAGCACAAAGGGGTTTACGTGACGGGCTTTAATCCAGGCGCGGCTAACTCAGATTTTCATGCACACGCAGGCGCAAAGACCAGTGATTTCCCTAAATTTGTGGTATCCTCGGTAGAAGATGTCGCCCGGGAACTTACCGGCGCGTTGCAAAAAAGGCAGAAAGGAAGGGTAATACAGGGATGGAAGAACCGGTTTATGCTGTTCGGTTTCAAGCTGTTGAACAGAAACGCTGCGGTGAGTATTATGGGTGGGATCAGTCCGGGAATGGCTGATTAG
- a CDS encoding TetR/AcrR family transcriptional regulator, translating to MGIAERKLKEKQEMHKRILNGARKIFLEKGYEKTSMRNIAAEISYSQGSLYFYYKDKSEIFHELHKEGFRLLLTQLKVLDKVADPFERLKASGRIFIQFAQENKDYYNLMFIVDEPVKDALSEGFQIAEEAISYMKGMVQECQQKGRFADMDTEYFTFLIISVVHGICALFCKHRNTSFVGKTDEELMANGYESFVALLEKS from the coding sequence ATGGGCATAGCAGAAAGAAAACTAAAAGAGAAACAGGAAATGCACAAACGCATCCTTAACGGTGCGCGTAAGATATTTTTAGAAAAGGGTTATGAAAAAACCAGTATGCGTAATATTGCTGCCGAGATCAGTTATAGCCAGGGCTCACTTTATTTCTACTACAAAGATAAGAGTGAGATTTTTCACGAATTGCATAAAGAAGGCTTCCGGCTGTTGCTCACCCAATTAAAAGTATTGGACAAGGTAGCTGATCCATTTGAACGCTTAAAGGCCTCCGGGCGCATTTTTATTCAATTCGCGCAGGAAAACAAGGATTACTATAACCTGATGTTCATTGTTGACGAACCTGTCAAAGACGCTTTGTCCGAAGGATTTCAGATCGCTGAAGAAGCGATCAGTTATATGAAAGGAATGGTACAGGAATGTCAGCAGAAAGGTAGGTTCGCGGATATGGACACAGAGTATTTTACATTCCTGATCATTTCGGTAGTACATGGCATCTGTGCACTTTTTTGCAAGCACCGTAACACCAGCTTCGTCGGCAAGACCGATGAAGAACTCATGGCGAACGGGTATGAGTCTTTCGTAGCCCTGCTCGAAAAAAGCTAG